The genomic segment acctaagaaatgttgttttgattatgatataggctcgttgaaagattgtgaaaatttcttagcttggacctaaggtaaggaagttagatagattctatgattttatgctatgaatggtaagactgttgtatgaatgaattgttatgaaatatgaatgccataatgtgatgatatgttgaatataatatgtgtatggatgttagatacatcaaacaagttacgatgttagatacatcaaacaagttacgatgttagatacatcaaacaaattacgatgttagatacatcgaacgagttactatagctaaagacgtaactcctagggcggacgcgccgaggttattcaaggaccagagactcttgtttacctcatagggtgacatggacaactagcgagccatgctcatcatgtatgctgtatgattgtgatatgatgatatgttacgattacgttatgatatgcaatgatgatatattacgattatgttatgatatgccatgatggtttagatgaacgttagtgtttgtatttgttgtattcttacttgcttattgtttgtacttccttactaggcttttagctcaccccccttactttccttccaggtagtaaATAGGATCtcttatggcacgcgtggtgatgtgaggagttctatcatcgtggagtgtatggcgtggggtaatcctatggacgaaaaaacgatcatcgtagaatgccatttaaattatgttttgtttttaagagactttcctaaattatcagtgggactcagttatttaatttttgtttctttgaactttgcataaaaacctatgttttcttttaaaacttatggcgccaacatGCATGGTTTtgaagcaagtccccactgagactttgataatgagtggtattcttttataaactatcactactacaaaaaaggcctttctctgcggtttttttactcaatacattgcggttttcgagagtattgaaaagcgcagtgtattcgaccgcagagaaaagtgatacgcaaaccgcggagaaaagctacacttttctctgtggttgtagaaagccaaccgcggagaaaagagagctttctctgcggttctagtaagcaaaccgcggagaaaagagagctttctctgcggttttcttactagaaccgcagagaaagctctcttttctccgcggttggctttctacaaccgcagagaaaagggctttctcaataaaaaaaaaatatttaatttcggTTGATAACCgagcatttttaataaaaaaaaattaattttcaattttaataaataattattttcaatagtataactaatttgttaaattattatatatacatttcatatctaATACAAAATAAATGGCTAGTAATGAATTAAAGACTTTAATCAttctaaccaatataagttagcactttaatcttacatacatacaaaaatttagttttcataaacaaatggcattaatctagctaaccaatcactttgtagtggtagtagatcctctttgacattgaattgctttttgtcaaaccactgcaaaattgaaaagttaatatagattagataattaaatacaatatctattttttcttaagcaaaaaagagtttaaaatataacatactttcttcttgataacttctgctggattcggtgcatttacaagatcataaatgtatcttagtacataataaccacattcatgactttcaggttgttttggacaagaacctctcaccaattttgtaaatgtgccgatgtattcattttccaaacattgtgcgtatgctctacaaaaattaaaattaattaaatacatattatgctctcaacttttaaaaattaataatgcatacattacaaatgaagaacttacttttccataacctccgtaattattggtggagatttatgattttttaaagggtccaaaattatggtcatcccccgcatcatcacgagcaccaacatccaatgtcgactaaaataataataaaatatgattattataaaattaaaattcaaccatagtagtgataatgtttaagtagttcgttcttactcaacaatccaaggaatgaaatatatttggcctcgtctatccatagtcatcatccatttggctataagatccaccgtatagtttttactttcatcattgccaatagaaagatgttcggtgtcaaaaaatttatataattgtcgtgaatttgggtgcatgctttcccaaatgcatctgtagagaatcaatcattcatattacattttcaattaataaattaatatcgtcaaaaaaaaattgggcagagtttcctctgtttctatagcatatccaaaattattagaacctataaattcaattcagacaaagcatacaacaaacaacatgcatgttctcaaccataagccaccgcagcacacaaaattcgcagaacctacttcactaagacacacatgttctcaaccttctgttatctccgcagcacacaatttcatctcagaacttacttcactacggatgaatatctaatatattcaaactcctctaatagtttgtaatgacataacggattgatacatacctcataccaaacagcatagctgaggatccaatattatccatggaggctgcttgataaacgtcttccgaagtgatgaagatagcctcgcgttctcctataaactccgggtcaacgggaacttgtacaaccccatctattcctttatTGGAATAATACTCCTTCACTATGAATTTTAGACTCATatcaattttgtcccattggttatctgttaaccaatttgaaggttctggttgagttatttcagcggggatgactacgtgagatccaactgatgataaatgtgggcttcGAGATAGGGATTTGTGATTAGATGAAGATGGACCCTACATAATAGCATTAAACATATCAGtatagtgtacccatttaaaaataaaatttaaatatctaagcaaataattttatacctgacaaGCCACAATTAAATTTTTAGGCCAAGGCAAGAATGTGTCTCGtgcgtccccaacatatcgtacgttaccaaagggaatagggatctcagcttcttcttgtaagacatctataagccaaaccctcgcaactgaatcatcaagtacatttccatggacggtaatttggctacccatgtttggtacaatggGTACACCTTTAGCCACcacattgtcaatattatcagAACACAAATAAACTTCATAGGTCGGTGGTGGCggagactcataaattgatgatccatcatcttcatcaaaaggatagtcttcggtttgatgaaaatgatcatctgcgttgggggcaggtcgatagacttcatcacttgtattctcataatattgtccctcatcaAATTGCCCTTCATCGTTGTATCCACACTCATCGTTTTCCTCATTATATTCTTCATTTTGAGCAAATTCCTCTTCTGTGctaaatttatgtctttttagctcttcaatctcagcttttagtcgagcaatctcctctcttgcagtcattgttttatgtttttttccaaacattttggaaacggtcgcagtgaacctacaaaaaaaatcaataaagtccatcaataaaccaatctaaataattcttaaaagaaaacaactattataaattatcatacccgccagctcgaacacgacctgggtgttctggtgtccctaatgcttgagtcaagatgtcatctcgacCCTGAGCTGTAATTTCGCCACGAATCACTTTTTCTTTGACGtcctcctactcaagatattatttggttaaattagtttatataaataaaaacaatatattgATTCAGAAACCTTAGAAAACTTACTATCTTTTCGGCAATTTGTCGGTCTAGCTCTgtcacaagaactttatttttttcacgcgatctaagccaaacttgatacctctctggattttgaatatttcgttcttttttctgcattgtacaagataattatagttatatgttgcgataatatcaaccattatttaaactataatatcaaatatacttaccaaatcttctcttatattagccattcctctacgagaggttcgatgccttgacttcattagtaatgcacggtttttttgttcttgatgcactATTTGAAACTCTGGACTTAGACGACTAGTTACAAATTGTAACCATTCTCTCTCGTCAATTATATCGCTATACCTCTTtgggggaaatttgagttcttccatcatacccatttcagccaaaggtttgatatactcggtagtgagttcacttttaaaatctctcattttttgaccagcttttttcaaaatctcacgtttgaaggtttgaggaatgttgtgaccaccctgagaatataattaagaaaagtaattattaaatttagatatcacacataaataaataaataaatatcataatgataatttcttacaatgatatcctcccatagaccatctttcaaatcttgtgggaccttcctccaatcacctgagttgatagaaatcgtggctcgtactctagatccaagatatgatatcatgtttgtatacacatcacctattggttgtcccaaatcgttccattgaagatttttcttgattcctttggctttttgttgggtcatgtaactcattcttgttttaccacgaccttgttgtttctctttGTCATCTCTTTTATCCGCCATCTGCATCACACAAATtacaagtgttaatgcattatacaaataaataatcacaagtgttaatgcattatacaaataaataatcacaagtattaatgaattatataacttactaaacatgttttcttctttttcttattttatttctggtCGATTCACAATCGACCCATATTCCTTCTTCGATGTCGGTTCTAAGATAATCACGATCATCGCTATCACTTTCATTATCATGTTCCTGAATattctcaacttgttcatgtatcggttgtccaacaatgaaacagtcatgatataaatcataattttcatcgtactcttctttttctgagaacttccgctcgggaactgataaaacaatggaccatttatcattaactggatcaagaatgtaaaacacttgtttcgCTTGGGAAGCCATGATAAAAGGATCGTTCTTGCTTCCCTTCTTGCTTAAATCAAccagagtgaatccaagttcgtcagttttaactccagtattgttgtccacccaagaacatttaagaagaggaatacgaaataatgaataatctagctcccatatttcttcaacaaccccgtagtatgtcattgtgcctgaaattgggtttttatcttttgcactggcAAAATGCATAGCTTCTGCGACtacacttactccactattttgaaccagacgcgcatcatctcttgacttagtatgaaatcgtttcccttcaacaatgtaagcttgatgctttattacatcaatgcttgctccaagagatatgcgcttcaactcagtcgacagtccatgatttttttctcccaacttcgtcaaaattgtattcttcagccactggcaaaacgttttattatgctcatctataacccatttttgtttatttttaatcttgtttggaatcatcgaccgtaataactctatgtgatcactgaaacataaaagaaataacaaaaagtttaaacaacaaaaagaaaaacactacTCTAATATACatgattgaaatatattttctacttacattatatatgattgaatctcgggattattttgcaacacaactaattgagcttgatctaattctgccctAGACACGGTGGTCACTGTTCCATTCCctcgtagtcctttatcaactccatctgagttatttcgtggtttgctgattccgattgcttcaaccccactcatgtattctgagcaaaattctactgcctcttccgatatataacattcaaccatactagtttcaggacgataatgattacgcacataacttttcaacaccttcatacttctttcaaatggatacatccatctcgcccaaactggtccacacaacttggcttcccttactagatgaaccattaaatgaatcataatgtcaaagaaggatggcggaaaaaacatttcaaggttgcatagagtttccactatcttatAATGCAattcatccaattttttcatttctaatttttttccgcataaatgattgaagaatatgcaaacattcgttaaacaatctcgaacttttttcggtaatactgaccgaatagcaatcggaagtaattgttgcatcaacatatgacagtcatgtgatttcatacccatcagcctcaaatctcccatggataccaagtttcgaatgttggatgaatagccatcaggcactttcatctctgcaaatgatttacatacaacttttttctcttctttggacaacgtgaaacaagcaggaggtaaatatgtgcgtttacctttctgttcaggtgctaaatcagttcgtatacccatttcaacaagatctaaacgactagttaaaccatccttagttttaccgggaatatcaagtaatgtacctataatactttcgcacacatttttttctatatgcatgacatccaaacaatgtcgaacaagtaaatctttccagtaagggagacgaaaaaaaattgatttcctttggaaacatccacttactttcttatttttctgcatttttccatacttgaaatcaattttctctacttctttaagaatttgttgccccgaaagtggcaaaggagcaacaccttgttctttatcaccatcaaatactatttttttgtccctataatgatgatttaggggcaaatatcgtctatgacccatataacaaattttgtgcccattagacAGACGAATAGCctttgtgttagtgcaacatattggacatccctggtaaccttttgtgcttaaccctgatagattaccataagttgggaaatcattaacagtccacaacaaaacagcttttaagttaaagacttctttcttaaaaccgtcatatgcctcaacaccattttcatacaaatctttcaaatcatcaattaatggtgccaaataaacatctatatcgtgtcccggttgttttgggcctgaaatcattaacgtgagcatcaaaaactttcttctcatcactaaccacggaggaagattgtacataacaaggaagacaggccacgaactatgcctactacttagagatttatgtggatttacaccatcggcagctagacctagacgaagatgtcttgcttcagttttaaattctggatttaagttattaacttttttccaagcctgcgaatctgcaggatgtcgaagtttaccatctttcactcgcctagtctcatgccatattaagttttcagagtgttctgcacttcgatataatcgctttaGCCGCGGAATTAAgggcaagtaccacatcactttttgaggaataagtttcctgatctccttactcttgttaggtttgtagcggggtgaatcacattctgggcaagtgtccatgtctgcatactctttacgatataacacacaatcattcggacatgcatggatcttctcatacttcaagcctatgcaatttaaagttttcttcacttcatacgtagactcagggaagcaattatctaacggcaaaatctctttaaaagcagctaaaaattgactaaaacatttatcactaactccattttctgcttttatgttgtaaaattttaccatcgttggtaatctttgtttcagacaaccattgaataatggtttatctgcatctctaaccaatttatcaaattttgaaggatcatcaacaaactcttcttgtgcttcatcgagcaattccataggatgatcgtcaaaatcactataacccaaatcatcaacccctcgcctcccgaatggatatggattattatttttcaaagattccccatgccaataccatgtacgataacttgtatcaaatccccgacaaaatacatgattttttatcatggtaatatttccttttgttccattaccacaatctatacatggacaatgaattctttccggatcactacaatttgtttggcaaaattctaaaaattggttgaatccgtcttgaaattgttgtgtttctctattctcaagaatccatgacttatccataatgataatatctacctaattcctaagttgataatgaaaagaaaattagtatagtaatactctaaaattatgttcaattattaaattataaaatgaaatggacagagtttcatttatttctatgacatatccaaaattcatatgtatttaaaatttcaacaaaaataaaaacattattattatatatagtaacttataaaacatgttcaactaatatcatcaaaaaaaaattgggcagagtttcctctgtatttatagcatctcccaagttatctacctataaattcacatcaaacaaaacatataacaaacaaca from the Humulus lupulus chromosome X, drHumLupu1.1, whole genome shotgun sequence genome contains:
- the LOC133803681 gene encoding uncharacterized protein LOC133803681, with product MGMMEELKFPPKRYSDIIDEREWLQFVTSRLSPEFQIVHQEQKNRALLMKSRHRTSRRGMANIREDLKKERNIQNPERYQVWLRSREKNKVLVTELDRQIAEKIEDVKEKVIRGEITAQGRDDILTQALGTPEHPGRVRAGGFTATVSKMFGKKHKTMTAREEIARLKAEIEELKRHKFSTEEEFAQNEEYNEENDECGYNDEGQFDEGQYYENTSDEVYRPAPNADDHFHQTEDYPFDEDDGSSIYESPPPPTYEVYLCSDNIDNVVAKGVPIVPNMGSQITVHGNVLDDSVARVWLIDVLQEEAEIPIPFGNVRYVGDARDTFLPWPKNLIVACQGPSSSNHKSLSRSPHLSSVGSHVVIPAEITQPEPSNWLTDNQWDKIDMSLKFIVKEYYSNKGIDGVVQVPVDPEFIGEREAIFITSEDVYQAASMDNIGSSAMLFGMRCIWESMHPNSRQLYKFFDTEHLSIGNDESKNYTVDLIAKWMMTMDRRGQIYFIPWIVDRHWMLVLVMMRGMTIILDPLKNHKSPPIITEVMEKAYAQCLENEYIGTFTKLVRGSCPKQPESHECGYYVLRYIYDLVNAPNPAEVIKKKWFDKKQFNVKEDLLPLQSDWLARLMPFVYEN